The DNA region AAGAATAGAAGATGCAGTGTTTTCTACAGGTTTATATTAAGACTGTGGTGGCACAAGTCATgcatatttgaatcattttatttgataCAGTTTAtggagtataaatgtcacttactGCCTCCATGTTTaatctgtaatgttttttgatCACTAGTcacttatatatgtttatgacaacactacaaacattatcattattttaatgcaatattttacatagaatttcatcatttcaaagggtaaactcactcccactctcagtttgaaccattttaaacacatctgagttttcttttttcctctctgtgatcagtttgtCATTAAATGAGTTCCCACATTGGCTTCATGTCAGAGAGTCGTTCATCTTTAATTATATCACAGAACagatggatccaaaagattcaaatACCACAAAGGAGTCAAAAACCTGCCACTAGTTTCAACTGGAAGCCTTCGTTGACGTCCACAAGTCTAGAAAACTAGAAAATGAAAGTGCTTTTACAGGCAGAACTCTCCAGTGTCCACACCACACACAACGGTCACCAAATACTGTTCTTAACTAgccattattactattactactactttttgttagggaagacaatccttccttaaacagggatgggggcctgagacgtaatctctcacagatctataactccatcctcagacccaaagctcGGAACaaagaacaatagcagggtcgttaaaggttgaatagggtggttttaactgaaactggagacaatggctgtttacagtttcagtgtagttagttcctcctttcagacagatataaggcagtgtccagcagcaaatctgatcagaactgaagaagagacttggatgagcagccaaacatcttcactcgtCCCcctcctaataataataataataataataataataatgctactactactatttcctACTACCATTATTCCACCTGTTTAAATGTTACCTGACAGAGACTGTGTGGAGAGCTCATGTTCTTTTATTACacgtgtttaaatgtttttgttttttttaattacaggtgtttaaatGTTACCTGGCAGAGACTGTGCGGGGATCTCATGCTCTTTTACGTGGGTTTGTAGAGAGTTAGCATCATTATAAACTCTTTTACAGCCGTACACTGGACACGACAGCCGCTTGTTTCCTGAAATacaccattaaaatacacaagatTTAGAATTTATTCCAAACTAGCTCCAAACAAACGGCTTTAACGGCACAAAAACAGCGTTAGCACCATGGCTCTCTATATTTAGCATGCTAGCAGGCTAACGCAGTGGCTAGTTTAGCTCTAGCATTATTTAAAAAGCGCTGGGTAAAATTTAGCAGCTAGTTTTGCTAATTACAAACCTTCGTTACGATTTTCTGCGACCACACCGCCTGAGGACATCATTAaacctgaaaaaacaacaaaagaaacgACAAAGAAGCGCTAACAGTGCCTCCAACGGCGAAATGAACTGCAAAGCCCAGAATGCACTGCGGCAAACAATGACTTCCGGTACAAAATGAGGCACGcgctctcattcaatgtttgttttagggttttttttttgctttttacaactttctacattttatatacacacggaagacatcaaatatatgaagtagtattatggaattatgtagtaaagaaaaaagttaaataactaaaataaaaataataataaaaaattgacaaagcaaacagtggctactttgagggtttgaaaataaaatctaaaaatatataattatatccATATATCTtgattcatatatttgatgtcttctgtttgtatataaaatgtagaaaatagtaaaaaaaaaaaacaaaaacattgaatgagagcgtgtgtccaaacttttgattggtCATAATTATTGCAAAACATTGCAACCAGTGGTGGCATGTAAATTAATGTAAAGTACTGtccttaagtatacattttaggcatctgtattttatttaagtacattttacagtgaataatttttacttttacttcacatttgagagcaatatctgtactttctactccactacatttttgaacaggactgaaaagtaaaagtatgtttattattgtgagagacctgctgaaaaggctgaaggtttatttttaacacattcagaatttttacaaaacaaaaatatacaaataaaaacagatagaaaaaaaatactgatttaattatttctgttgaacaaaattcagctcaaacctttatcaaaatcactcaatctgaagccttataagatGTCAGAATGTTCACGAAATACCTgtattttactctttaagtacattttttaaacaggtactttcatagttttacttaagtatggtagatttttccatttgatacttttactttgttttttgcccctatatctgcatttttacttaagtaacaaaatttaatacttcttccacctctgattACAACCATAAGATGAACTCAAACCAAAACACACCTCATTGTATTGTTCAAATATTTCCTTAGCGTTTATTTGGTCTTTGGACATTTAAGTTTATTGGCGTTTAAACAGCACATGCATCCGTTTTTGCTTTGCACACACATAAATTATTGCATTTTGAGATCAGTTATAGGCAGGACAAAGGCATCCAGTGTTTCCACatgcaaacacaaaacatagaTTTTTGCAGCAGCTGACAGAAATTTACCATATGAAACCATGTCTTTATACAAATATAGTCTATTTctgtatatttacaaaaaacatgtgAACAATACTGTATCTGTAATTCATTTCTTTCATGCCAAACAAGTCCCATGCAACACTGCTGTACATTATAGTGCCAGACATAAGTATGACAGCAACTGCATAATGTTTGCTGTTTCTATGTCAAAAACGGCGACAAGATAAACTTAGAGTAGCCCTAATTATGACAATATtgctttaaaattttaattattcatataTATTCAGTATTGTGCTAATTTGGTAAAGTTTAAAACGCCCATATTATGCCGTTTTCTAATGTTTTAATtctaatgtctgtttttgatgtgcTAACAATGCTCTAACaaggattaaagctacaagagtacattttgtgtaatataggactttataAACATGAGAAAGAGCTTTAATTTAAACAGGATATAACGACACAGACGATAGACAAACGTTTTTAAGTGCTGTAGGTGTAAACCCTGTGGATTAGGGGCAGAAGGAGCTCGGTGGTGAAGACGCTGGTTTTGTGACGTGTGCTTTTTATGTCTCATCAAACAAAGGTGTGAGTCTGTCGTATTTACAGAGCTGCCCAAGAAGAACAGCACAAATAAGAGGGAGGCACAGACTAAGCCATGAGCGTAATCTCTGCTTAATCAAACAGATGTTAGGCAAAAGCAAAAGCAGCAGTGGAAGGTAACGacgtaaaagtagtaaagcacttaggtataaattttaagtatctgtactttacttaagtccattttacagtgaatactttttacttttacttgagtacatttgagagcagtatctgtactttctactccactacatttttgaactggactgaaaagtaaaaagtacttgatttgaggggttatttttaccatgttcatggaaACGTCCTGACTaacttttcaagttcaagcttcagctttgagcaaaacaaaaataaacacaaaaatcagaagaaaaaataagaaatggattcatattgttactgttgaacaaaatatgtctcatttttttattaatataatttacaaatgaacaatacttgtgtgaaatacttttactttttactctcaaggtagttaaatacttttacttaagtagattttttttttttttccatgtgattaGCAAATACTGCTAATAcgatttaagaaaaaaaaaatacaagatgaACTTAAGGaggacattttcaggagcctgtgattaatccgagtgttcatggtcctgtttaggaggaatttaagaaaaatgtgagagtgactaactgaaaaactgttggctaatgctaatgctaatgctagcttttGACTAATGTTATCTGTGAGAGACGTGTTTAACagctcaaaactcacctgttgtagcccggtaaagtcagttctttctggtcagattgtgttaaaacaaagctcagattaaagtctaacttgagtaacagagcttcagacacagaagtgcttacagttagcatcacaccccgagggaatgttgatgatcagctgcaaattatcaatatttacttttgtttacattttatctgAATACAGCGGTGCTACTTAGCTCTTTTTCCATCGACCAGAGACAAACTCAGCTGCCCCGGGACAAACTGACAAAAacgcggcggccattttgcatCTTTGATGTCTGCACCCGCCAATCATCACTCACACTAACTTATTTAGGCGAGTGagggaagtgtcttgctaaaGGAGGGCACTACTCACTGTTGTAGCTGGAGGAATTGAACCAATAATCCATAAAAGTCCAGTTTTTACACCGCAGCAATGAAATGTGCTTAAAAagttatttgtgctttttgtccACAGCCTGTAGTGTGTCGCAGGGCTGTGGATTTTGAGATGAACCGTTCACCTCACAGTCGTGTAAATGGGTCCATTTGTTGTTGGTCCGTTTGTTTCTCCTGCAGTTAGTGTTAGCGTTGGTCACATGGTGGAGCACTTTTTGGGAGAGCTAGTGTCTGCGTTGGCCTTTTGTCGCACAGACTCTGAAAGAGAatgaacacacaaaccctgcatatttagactgagctcttctctcaaacggaaaacactcaggaagtgctccactgtgtttttaaactccacacaccttaatTTCTAGAAttatctggatcatttcagccctggaattgcccatttctactgaactaaaggtaaaaggagctgttcacttgaaaactaccactcgatgacatcacaaggtggaacagagcattttgagctttggagatgtagacagactaataataaagaaaaaaaaaacataactccaggtctgtttttgaggagctagcattctaacatggcttaaaattcACAACAACAGCAAATTTAGAGTCAATTTTCAAGTGTATATGAATCAGTATTTTGAGGTGTCCGAGTGAccagttggtgaaaatgtaGTGCACtcaatttcccacaatgcaccttgaaaagtagtgacCAGCGCTGGTCACTAGACTGGTCAATACaaaccacaatgcattgcaagagttggaaaaaaaacaaaaaacagtgcggcgacaggtctttaactggacacaacacagaCAGAAGCAGGCCCAGACATTTTGAGGGCCTGGGGCAGGAGcactcacatgggcccccctctaatattaAATAATAGGAAGAACTCCTATTAATGCTGTGGCCCGGGACAACACAGCCCTGTGTCCCCCCCGTCGACTCCCCTggatagaagcgctggtttatcacACTGTTCATCGCTgattataaataaacaactaTTAAGTAAACCGTTGCTGTGTGAAGTTGCTAGCGTCAGCCGCGTAGAttagctcgagctgttaaaAATGCgagaatttccacatctcagacaaaaagctgAATAATCCAATCTGTTTGGGTGAGATCCATctggacaaaaacttgtattgttattattagtccaaAGAAACTTggatctgatcattatttatgacagaaatcaagttttatcagagtttagcctttttttcacccagatgccAGTGTCACATGACCAGAACGTAGCAAGCTGTGTGTCTGAATGAGTCTCTACAAAGTCCTCTACAGTGAGTGGGGGGTGAGGGGATGGAggagacattcggacacagctcACCTGCTAAATCCGTGCGCTGTATCTCCACGAGCCCCTCGTACAGGCCTTTGACGGGGTTGTCTCCCGCCGTCACGACGCCGTGGAGCCAGATCAGCAGCATCCTGTGTCCGTGCTCTTTGTAACTCTTCATCCCTAAAGACACACGactttttcaatgcattttcctctttattttttactttcaacatgttatatacacacagacaacatCACCTGTGTGAGGCAAGATgcggaattatgtagcaaagaaaaaaaagagttttttcTCCATTgatctgtatgtgtatatacaGTACCTGTCCTGTGCTCTATGGCTGTATATacatgtgtagtgtgtagtgtatatatatatatatatatatatatatatatatatatatatatatatatatatatatatatatatatatatatatatatatatatatatatatatatatatatttattaccgGTCCACTGGTGCTCTATGGCCCGTATGTGAGCATCTGTAAAGCTCCAGTGTTGGGCCAGcagtctccactctcctctgcacAGACGTCTGCTGGACAAACCCCACAGCACAGAGCGGATGTGCTGCGTCTCTGAGCTCCTGTCCTGTTTGAATGACAGAGGACGACACAGGCACCAGTCTGGATCTACACTCACTTGGTCCTacagcagagaagagaggagagagggaggagaggagagagggagggcagagaggaaagaaaagagggaggaagagggagagaagagatggagagagaggagagaaaagagggagagaagggggagaagagaggagagggagggagagggggagagaagagagacaggcacaggcaggagagagaggaggaggagaaaggagagggggggagagcgagagagaagagagggagggggagaggagagaaaagagggaggaagagggagagaagaggtggagagagagagagagaggagagagaaaagagggaggaagaggggagatatgagggagggagagaagagatgtAAGAGAGGGCATAGAGGAGAGGCGGAGGAgtcagagtgagagggaggtaAGAGAaacatgagagagggagagaaaaggtgGGGAAAGAGTGAATAGTGAGGAGACAAAGGGTGGGAAATAGGAAacaagagaaaagaaagggtgggagagaggaggaggacagagggagggacagaagagagagggagagacgaggTGGGGAAAGGgtgggagggaggaagagtgaACATAgagtaaagagagaaagagagagagagaaaagaggaagggggagagcagtaaaaaaaaaaacaccatcatAACTGTAAAACCACAACCTGTACAAACTGTTTCAGATTTTTCGATAATGATGATTAAACTTTACATAAATGAGTTTACTTTCACTAAAGAAGCAACAAAACTGTAGAGCTGCTGCAACTTggttttgtgaaataaaataaaaattgaaagtaaaaaaaCGCTCATGATGATACAATGATTTTTGAAACAGGCCAAGGTGCAGCGTTTCCACCTGTCATCCCTCCTCACACTTTACACTGGTGTCACTAGAGGgcgccagcagcagcagcagcagtgcaaTGATCTACACATTTCTCTGGATTAAACAAAGACCCACCTTCTCCCATTTGTAAAAACGATCTGCTTTGATGATCATGTCCACCAGGGCCACGTGGTTGGCTCTGGACGCCACCTCCACACACGACTTACCCTGCTGTTGGGACGATCAGAAAACAGCGAGAAACgtcagaaaatatttttaaaaaacaagcATCTATCCATTTCTTTCACTTttctggggcagcagtctaagcagagactcccagacttccctcaccccagacatgtcctccggTGAGACCCCAGGGCGTCCCCAAGCTAGCCCAGAGACATAGTGcttccagtgtgtcctggatctgccccggggcctcctcccggccAAATAATCAACCGCTGTAAACTtttgtaacaataaaaatataaaactcacTTTGTCGGTTAAATTCAGgttaactccagaaatcagcaTCATTTCCGCCAAGTCCTGGGAGCCGTTTTCAGCTGCGATGTGCAAAGCCGTCTGCTGtcgctgtgaatgagagatttatactcaaataaataaacatattaaaTGAAAGAAATGAAGATTAGGGATGTGCCGATACAATACTGGTGTCGGCGATGATATGGAAGATTTttctaaatggacatagctaacctgctagccgccacattccaaacaggaagtgatcatgtgcacttccagctcaatcgactttggctccaattcactttctgtgttaaactgtgtcctctctctgtacctgctgtcttaaatgttcacattaacccgctctacatgatcctggggtttttatttcactattgtgtttgtaaatcaaggtaagaacattaataacagacaaatcaggcaccttctttcaaCGAGGTAACTCCTGCTGGTTCGGCAGGGGGCGGGCGCATAGCaacgctgccaatcaaacctgtttctaaagCTAGCAGGAACGACCTCGggaatttgtctgttattcacagagaaagtgaattggagccagagtcgatggagccggaagcgcgcacatgaccacttcctgtttggaacacggcggctgaATGGGAGTCCAAAAAACTGCACTGTGAATCTCTTCTTTCTAATATTAACTGTAATTTATTTCATGCTTGATATAGATATGTGttattaaaaatactttaaataacAAACATTCTTCCCAAGGGCTGAGGTTGTCTCTGCATAGATCTTATCTGTAACTTGTTTTGATGGCattgctcatctccatggagacagataagtatAGAGCCATATAgaggaatattctaggcaaatcaAAACGTATCTCCATGGATGCAAGCAAATTATATACCCTctacacaaaagttacacaatgcaccttgaagtaaaataaaaatacctcaaagataatagtaaaaatatttctgcagctcagtgatgTTTAAAATCAAGTTATATTGATGGACTGATTTAAGGTGATGGGAAATTGCCATTAAAAAaacccatatatatataaataaaataaaaataaaatttaaaaataaatgaataaataaataagttataaAAAATGCATACAGCACAGGCACATTCAAACTCACATTATCAGTGATGTCGAGGTCACATCCTGCGGCGATGAGGGTCCGAGCCACCTCAGTGTGATTGTGGGACACAgacaggtggagaggggaggTGTTCTGCTGTTGGACAGAATTCAGAttcaatcagacctgttctgcaaaCTTGACTCTTCAGATCTTTaatcatgttctagttgtttcttctcgttgagcctctgaagttgtatttgaagtgattcatgtttgagtttaatctttaatccactattttcaagatgccattttgccaatttatccccgttttcacctccactgtgacacgcccactgtgacgtgcgCACTtgcttctccagttttattttcttaatcgttgatactcgtaggattcggcagcgtcgtgtgctctagtgtgatgtgcatctgtccatgggggcgccaacagcatgcggtgctttgttgtgatgacgtttacgacgACATCGGCTCCtactggacttgtttcttttattaagttgttttagatgaatattctgatttaaaaatgtgcaaagtatagcataatgatccacaggggttAGAGATGAGAACtgtagagacacaagctcaataggaCTGATCTAAATCCATTATATTTTTGCTGGTTTaagttacatttttcatttaaactcACATTGTCCACAGCATCGATATTGATCCCAGCCTCGATCAATAAACCGGCCTCTCGATCCCAGCCGCGTTCAGCCACAAAGTGCAGAGCgtttctgtttttctgcaaaaaataaaattcagcTACACTCCCAGAAGCAGGAGATTTgtgggactgttgccatagcaattaaccatTAATAAAGCAGTAGTAGTTACATTGGTGAGAGCGTTGATGTTGCAGTCGGACTCTATGAGGAGCCGCACACACAGAGAGTGGCCTCCATCAGCGGCAAAGTGCAGCGGCGTCAACCCGTCCTAAAACACAATTACAggttatttcatttatttaaaggttccgtattatgcaaacttgactcttgtgagctttaatccatgttataatgctgttacctcctcaaaaacagacctggatttgttttttgtttcattcatacatgtttgagtaacactttattatcagtctgtctacatctccaaaactcaaaacgctctgttccaccttgtgatgtcatgaagtggtagttttcaagttgacagctccttttacctttagttcagtagagattgacaattccaggactgaaatcatccaaatgtgcaatactcaagtcactttacggagatgttacattagagtctatttttttttattattttaagctgtttatctattatcttgttttattgcatgtaccatttcccttctgttctttaactgtgtggtgcaatactggaatttccccactgtgggactaataaaggcagatcttatcttatTGTATCTTAATGAttcaagaaatgaaggtgtgtggactttaaaaccACAGTTGAGCACTTGCTGTaataccacatgatgacatcacaaggtggaacaaagtgtttttattttgacagaagaacttaaacttaaacatgtgtgaatgaaacaaaacacaactccaggtctgtttgtgatgaggaaaccacaTTACGTTTGAAATCAAGATGTTTCGACACATCCtgaaatcattttcattttaaatttcaactcagttcagtttaaatgttcTACTTGGACCCCTGCTGGACAAACGAGGGATTACACTGCTCTGTACATGTACATATATTGAACATTGACACTCACGATGTTCCTGTCATCCACGTCCAGGCCCATCTCTGTCAGTTTGTGCAGGACATCGCTGTGGCCGTGTTTCGCTGCTAAATGCATCGCTGTGTTTTCatcctaaaaaacaaacacgttCAACACTGTTTCCGACGCCTGTCACCATAATCACTATAATAATCGTTCAATATACAGTAGAAAGAACAATATTTTCAGTCTCATTAAGTATTCTGTGTACCTTTTCTTTCCTACggcggagtataagggtcacttaaaaaaaaaaaaaagaatgcagGTGCTACGAGATTAACAATAAAGTCgcaacatttcaacattaaagtcgtaattttacaagaataaaatgtgtttttactgccttgaaaaaaatactttcttaCAAAGACGATGTGAGACGTCCTTAAAGATGgttatgtatgttttgatttgttgtattgtgattttaatgtctttcttattctgtaaaacactttgaattactttgtgtatgaattatgCTGTACAAATAACCTTGCCTTGCTTGAATGAGCTTGcctttccactgatctgacctgtgaatTAGCCTGCTATTTTAGGATTTGTTTAGCCACAGAAACTtccttttccagttttattttcttaatcggtgatactcgtaggactccaacgtcagctcccat from Periophthalmus magnuspinnatus isolate fPerMag1 chromosome 3, fPerMag1.2.pri, whole genome shotgun sequence includes:
- the ankdd1a gene encoding ankyrin repeat and death domain-containing protein 1A — protein: MEDDLASEDDILLCSEKQFHDAAKRNDTKKMEELIKKGVDPKAKNKVDRKPLHWAAGAGSEDAMKFLLQHDTDVDEQDSYGMNPLLLASWFGHLKVLQILVSCGAKLNCENKDGLSMLHCAAQRGHVHILEFIMEDLEGIQLDHSNKSGKTALHLAAEQGQLEVVDFLIGMGCRHGLKDKDENTAMHLAAKHGHSDVLHKLTEMGLDVDDRNIDGLTPLHFAADGGHSLCVRLLIESDCNINALTNKNRNALHFVAERGWDREAGLLIEAGINIDAVDNQNTSPLHLSVSHNHTEVARTLIAAGCDLDITDNRQQTALHIAAENGSQDLAEMMLISGVNLNLTDKQGKSCVEVASRANHVALVDMIIKADRFYKWEKDQVSVDPDWCLCRPLSFKQDRSSETQHIRSVLWGLSSRRLCRGEWRLLAQHWSFTDAHIRAIEHQWTGMKSYKEHGHRMLLIWLHGVVTAGDNPVKGLYEGLVEIQRTDLAESVRQKANADTSSPKKCSTM